The Coffea arabica cultivar ET-39 chromosome 3c, Coffea Arabica ET-39 HiFi, whole genome shotgun sequence genome contains a region encoding:
- the LOC113734749 gene encoding norfluorocurarine oxidase-like produces the protein MIIYHMASINLDLSFFSSFSLLIFLLPLLKWFYAASKPQKKLPPSPPKLPIIGNLHQLGQFPHRSLQSLSRKYGPLMLLELGSKPMLVVSSSDAACQILKTHDLSFASRPKSGIPDKLFYGSKDIAFAPYGEYWRQLKSISMLHLLSNKRIRSFQHVREEETSLMIEKISRMCSSSAVNLSDMFLILTNDIICRVALGRKYSEEENGRKSMENLKVFGELLGIFDVGNYIPSLAWVNRFNGLDSKVKKTVKQIDGFLEGVIEEHMNKRKGKAESESTSEARCQDFVDILIEINEEKTMGFALERDAMKAIILDVFGAGSDTTHSVMDWGMSELLKNPKVLHKLQAEVRDVTQGKPEITRADMEKMQYLKAVIKETMRLHTPVPLLGPKESNQDVKVMGYDVPKNTQVLVNAWAIARDPLLWENPEEFRPERFLSSSVDFHGLNFELIPFGAGRRVCPGINFAMSVIELALAKLVNTFNFTSPDGINPNELDMTESFGITVHRKFPLHAIATPYSF, from the exons ATGATCATATATCACATGGCTTCGATCAATCTtgatctttcatttttctcaagtTTTTCCTTGCTCATATTCCTTCTACCCCTTCTCAAATGGTTCTATGCTGCTTCTAAACCCCAGAAAAAGTTACCACCATCTCCACCAAAGCTCCCAATTATTGGCAATCTTCACCAGCTTGGCCAGTTTCCACATCGCTCCCTCCAATCACTGTCAAGAAAATATGGTCCACTCATGCTGCTTGAACTGGGAAGCAAGCCAATGCTGGTTGTCTCTTCCTCTGATGCAGCTTGCCAGATCTTGAAAACCCATGATTTATCCTTTGCAAGCAGGCCTAAATCTGGCATCCCAGATAAACTCTTTTACGGAAGCAAGGACATAGCTTTTGCACCATATGGTGAGTATTGGAGACAACTAAAAAGCATTTCTATGCTTCATCTTTTGAGTAACAAAAGGATTCGGTCTTTTCAACATGTCAGAGAAGAAGAGACGTCACTCATGATCGAGAAGATCAGCCGAATGTGTTCTTCCTCAGCTGTAAACTTAAGTGACATGTTTTTAATTCTCACAAATGATATAATCTGTAGGGTTGCCTTGGGGAGGAAGTATAGTGAGGaagaaaatgggaggaaaagtatGGAGAATTTGAAGGTGTTTGGTGAGTTACTGGGTATTTTTGACGTAGGAAACTATATTCCTTCGCTTGCATGGGTTAATCGCTTCAATGGCTTGGATTCTAAAGTGAAGAAAACGGTTAAacagattgatggatttcttgaGGGAGTGATAGAAGAGCACATGAATAAGAGGAAAGGAAAGGCTGAAAGTGAGTCTACTAGTGAGGCAAGATGCCAAGACTTTGTAGATATCTTGATTGAGATTAATGAGGAAAAGACTATGGGCTTTGCTCTTGAACGAGATGCTATGAAAGCTATCATCCTG GATGTCTTTGGTGCTGGATCTGATACAACACATTCAGTTATGGATTGGGGAATGTCAGAACTTCTAAAGAACCCCAAAGTCTTGCATAAATTGCAGGCTGAGGTAAGAGATGTGACTCAAGGAAAACCAGAAATAACTCGAGCTGATATGGAGAAAATGCAGTACTTAAAAGCAGTGATCAAAGAAACTATGAGACTTCATACTCCAGTTCCATTACTGGGTCCTAAAGAATCGAATCAAGACGTCAAAGTAATGGGGTATGACGTACCAAAGAACACGCAGGTACTTGTGAATGCTTGGGCAATTGCAAGAGATCCGTTGTTGTGGGAGAACCCGGAGGAATTTCGACCTGAGAGGTTTTTGAGTTCGAGTGTAGATTTTCATGGTTTGAACTTTGAGTTAATTCCGTTTGGTGCTGGACGAAGAGTTTGCCCGGGTATCAACTTCGCCATGTCAGTAATTGaacttgcattggcaaaactgGTCAACACATTTAACTTTACATCACCTGATGGAATCAATCCAAACGAGTTGGACATGACCGAATCATTTGGTATCACAGTCCACAGAAAATTTCCTCTGCATGCCATTGCCACACCATATTCTTTCTAA